In Acinonyx jubatus isolate Ajub_Pintada_27869175 chromosome A3, VMU_Ajub_asm_v1.0, whole genome shotgun sequence, a genomic segment contains:
- the GPCPD1 gene encoding glycerophosphocholine phosphodiesterase GPCPD1 isoform X1, whose amino-acid sequence MTPSQVTFEIRGTLLPGEVFAICGSCDALGNWSPQNAVALLPENETGESMLWKATIVLTRGVSVQYRYFRGCFLEPKTIGGPCQVIVHKWETHLQPRSITPLESEIIIDDGQFGIHNGVETLDSGWLTCQTEIRLRLHYSEKPPVSITKKKLKKSRFRVKLTLEGLEEDDDDRVSPTVLHKMSNSLEISLISDNEFKCRHSQPECGYGLQPDRWTEYSIQTMEPDNLELIFDFFEEDLSEHVVQGDALPGHVGTACLLSSTIAESGKSAGILTLPIMSRNSRKTIGKVRVDYIIIKPLPGYSCDMKSSFSKYWKPRTPLDVGHRGAGNSTTTAQLAKVQENTIASLRNAASHGAAFVEFDVHLSKDFVPVVYHDLTCCLTMKKKFDADPVELFEIPVKELTFDQLQLLKLAHVTALKSKDLKESVVEEENSFSENQPFPSLKMVLESLPEDVGFNIEIKWICQQRDGMWDGNLSTYFDMNLFLDIILKTVLENSGKRRIVFSSFDADICTMVRQKQNKYPILFLTQGKSDIYPELMDLRSRTTPIAMSFAQFENLLGINAHTEDLLRNPSYIQEAKAKGLVIFCWGDDTNDPENRKKLKEFGVNGLIYDRIYDWMPEQPNIFQVEQLERLKQELPELKSCLCPTVSRFVPSSLCGEPDIHVDANGIDNVGSA is encoded by the exons ATGACACCTTCTCAGGTCACCTTTGAAATAAGAGGAACTCTTTTACCAG GAGAAGTTTTTGCCATATGTGGAAGCTGTGATGCTTTGGGAAACTGGAGTCCTCAAAATGCTGTGGCTCTTCTTCCAGAAAATGAGACAGGTGAAAG CATGTTATGGAAAGCAACCATTGTACTCACTAGAGGAGTGTCAGTTCAGTACCGCTACTTCAGAGGGTGCTTTTTAGAACCAAAG ACTATCGGTGGTCCATGCCAAGTCATAGTTCACAAGTGGGAGACTCATCTACAACCACGATCAATAACCCCTTTAG AAAGTGAAATTATTATTGACGACGGACAATTTGGAATCCACA ATGGTGTTGAAACTCTGGATTCTGGATGGCTGACATGTCAGACTGAAATAAGATTACGTTTGCATTATTCTGAAAAACCTCCTGTctcaataacaaagaaaaaattaaagaaatctagATTTAG GGTAAAGTTGACACTAGAGGGCTTGGAAGAAGATGACGATGATAGGGTGTCTCCTACTGTTCTTCACAAAATGTCCAACAGCCTGGAGATATCCTTAATAAGCGACAATGAATTCAAGTGCAGGCATTCGCAGCCAGAGTGTGGGTATGGCTTACAGCCCGATCGTTGGACAGAGTACAGCATACAGACAATGGAACCAGATAACCTGGAactaatatttgatttttttgag gaagatcTCAGTGAACACGTAGTTCAGGGTGATGCTCTTCCTGGACACGTGGGGACAGCATGTCTCTTATCATCCACCATTGCTGAGAGTGGGAAGAGTGCTGGAATTCTCACTCTTCCCATCATGAGCAGAAATTCCAGAAAAACAATAGGCAAAGTGAGAG TTGACTATATAATTATTAAGCCATTACCAGGATACAGTTGTGATATGAAATCTTCATTTTCCAAGTATTGGAAGCCAAGAACACCATTGGATGTTGGACATCGTGGTGCAGGGAATTCTACAACAACTGCTCA GCTTGCTAAAGTTCAAGAAAATACTATTGCTTCTTTGAGAAATGCTGCTAGTCAT GGTGCAGCCTTTGTAGAATTTGATGTACATCTTTCAAAAGATTTTGTGCCTGTGGTGTATCATGATCTCACCTGTTGTTTGACAATGAAAAAG aaatttgatGCTGATCCAGTTGAATTATTTGAAATTCCAGTAAAGGAATTAACATTTGACCAACTCCAGTTGTTAAAG cTCGCTCATGTGACTGCACTGAAATCTAAAGATCTGAAAG aatctGTGGTTgaggaagaaaattctttttctgaaaatcagCCATTTCCTTCTCTTAAGATG gTTTTAGAGTCTTTGCCAGAAGATGTAGGGtttaacatagaaataaaatggatctGCCAACAAAGG gATGGAATGTGGGATGGTAACTTATCAACGTATTTTGACATGAATCTGTTTTtggacataattttaaaaactgtcttaGAAAATTCTGGGAAGAGGAGAATAGTGTTTTCTTCATTCGATGCAGATATTTGCACTAT GGTTCGGCAAAAGCAGAACAAATACCCCATATTATTTTTGACTCAAGGAAAATCAGATATTTAccctgaactcatggacctcaGATCTAGGACAACCCCCATTGCAATGAGCTTTGCACAGTTTGAAAACCTACTG ggaATAAATGCACATACTGAAGACCTGCTCAGAAACCCATCCTATATTCAAGAGGCAAAAGCTAAGGGACTAGTCATATTCTGCTGGGGTGATGATACCAATGATCccgaaaacagaaagaaattgaaggagttTGGAGTTAATGGTCTAATTTATGATAG GATATATGATTGGATGCCTGAACAGCCAAATATATTCCAAGTGGAGCAGTTGGAACGCCTGAAGCAAGAATTGCCAGAGCTTAAGAGCTGTTTGTGTCCCACTGTTAGCCGCTTTGTTCCCTCATCTTTGTGCGGGGAGCCTGATATCCATGTGGATGCCAACGGCATTGATAACGTGGGGAGTGCTTAG
- the GPCPD1 gene encoding glycerophosphocholine phosphodiesterase GPCPD1 isoform X2 → MTPSQVTFEIRGTLLPGEVFAICGSCDALGNWSPQNAVALLPENETGESMLWKATIVLTRGVSVQYRYFRGCFLEPKTIGGPCQVIVHKWETHLQPRSITPLESEIIIDDGQFGIHNGVETLDSGWLTCQTEIRLRLHYSEKPPVSITKKKLKKSRFRVKLTLEGLEEDDDDRVSPTVLHKMSNSLEISLISDNEFKCRHSQPECGYGLQPDRWTEYSIQTMEPDNLELIFDFFEEDLSEHVVQGDALPGHVGTACLLSSTIAESGKSAGILTLPIMSRNSRKTIGKVRVDYIIIKPLPGYSCDMKSSFSKYWKPRTPLDVGHRGAGNSTTTAQLAKVQENTIASLRNAASHGAAFVEFDVHLSKDFVPVVYHDLTCCLTMKKKFDADPVELFEIPVKELTFDQLQLLKLAHVTALKSKDLKESVVEEENSFSENQPFPSLKMVLESLPEDVGFNIEIKWICQQRDGMWDGNLSTYFDMNLFLDIILKTVLENSGKRRIVFSSFDADICTMVRQKQNKYPILFLTQGKSDIYPELMDLRSRTTPIAMSFAQFENLLGINAHTEDLLRNPSYIQEAKAKGLVIFCWGDDTNDPENRKKLKEFGVNGLIYDRFLTEESI, encoded by the exons ATGACACCTTCTCAGGTCACCTTTGAAATAAGAGGAACTCTTTTACCAG GAGAAGTTTTTGCCATATGTGGAAGCTGTGATGCTTTGGGAAACTGGAGTCCTCAAAATGCTGTGGCTCTTCTTCCAGAAAATGAGACAGGTGAAAG CATGTTATGGAAAGCAACCATTGTACTCACTAGAGGAGTGTCAGTTCAGTACCGCTACTTCAGAGGGTGCTTTTTAGAACCAAAG ACTATCGGTGGTCCATGCCAAGTCATAGTTCACAAGTGGGAGACTCATCTACAACCACGATCAATAACCCCTTTAG AAAGTGAAATTATTATTGACGACGGACAATTTGGAATCCACA ATGGTGTTGAAACTCTGGATTCTGGATGGCTGACATGTCAGACTGAAATAAGATTACGTTTGCATTATTCTGAAAAACCTCCTGTctcaataacaaagaaaaaattaaagaaatctagATTTAG GGTAAAGTTGACACTAGAGGGCTTGGAAGAAGATGACGATGATAGGGTGTCTCCTACTGTTCTTCACAAAATGTCCAACAGCCTGGAGATATCCTTAATAAGCGACAATGAATTCAAGTGCAGGCATTCGCAGCCAGAGTGTGGGTATGGCTTACAGCCCGATCGTTGGACAGAGTACAGCATACAGACAATGGAACCAGATAACCTGGAactaatatttgatttttttgag gaagatcTCAGTGAACACGTAGTTCAGGGTGATGCTCTTCCTGGACACGTGGGGACAGCATGTCTCTTATCATCCACCATTGCTGAGAGTGGGAAGAGTGCTGGAATTCTCACTCTTCCCATCATGAGCAGAAATTCCAGAAAAACAATAGGCAAAGTGAGAG TTGACTATATAATTATTAAGCCATTACCAGGATACAGTTGTGATATGAAATCTTCATTTTCCAAGTATTGGAAGCCAAGAACACCATTGGATGTTGGACATCGTGGTGCAGGGAATTCTACAACAACTGCTCA GCTTGCTAAAGTTCAAGAAAATACTATTGCTTCTTTGAGAAATGCTGCTAGTCAT GGTGCAGCCTTTGTAGAATTTGATGTACATCTTTCAAAAGATTTTGTGCCTGTGGTGTATCATGATCTCACCTGTTGTTTGACAATGAAAAAG aaatttgatGCTGATCCAGTTGAATTATTTGAAATTCCAGTAAAGGAATTAACATTTGACCAACTCCAGTTGTTAAAG cTCGCTCATGTGACTGCACTGAAATCTAAAGATCTGAAAG aatctGTGGTTgaggaagaaaattctttttctgaaaatcagCCATTTCCTTCTCTTAAGATG gTTTTAGAGTCTTTGCCAGAAGATGTAGGGtttaacatagaaataaaatggatctGCCAACAAAGG gATGGAATGTGGGATGGTAACTTATCAACGTATTTTGACATGAATCTGTTTTtggacataattttaaaaactgtcttaGAAAATTCTGGGAAGAGGAGAATAGTGTTTTCTTCATTCGATGCAGATATTTGCACTAT GGTTCGGCAAAAGCAGAACAAATACCCCATATTATTTTTGACTCAAGGAAAATCAGATATTTAccctgaactcatggacctcaGATCTAGGACAACCCCCATTGCAATGAGCTTTGCACAGTTTGAAAACCTACTG ggaATAAATGCACATACTGAAGACCTGCTCAGAAACCCATCCTATATTCAAGAGGCAAAAGCTAAGGGACTAGTCATATTCTGCTGGGGTGATGATACCAATGATCccgaaaacagaaagaaattgaaggagttTGGAGTTAATGGTCTAATTTATGATAG ATTCCTCACAGAAGAATCTATATAA